A region of Lycium barbarum isolate Lr01 chromosome 1, ASM1917538v2, whole genome shotgun sequence DNA encodes the following proteins:
- the LOC132604100 gene encoding neoxanthin synthase, chloroplastic, protein METLLRPFPSPLLSSPIPNKSIFQLNYPFLKPTTHNFSRKVHHKNKSSKISCSFLDLTPTSKPESLDVNISWVDPNSGRAQFDVIIIGAGPAGLRLAEQVSKYGIKVCCVDPSPLSMWPNNYGAWVDEFEKLGLEDCLDHKWPLTCVHINDNKTKYLDRPYGRVSRKMLKLKLLNSCVENRVKFYKAKVWEVKHEEFESTIVCDDGRKMKGSLIVDASGFASPFIEYDKRRNHGYQIAHGILAEVDNHPFDLDKMLLMDWRDSHLGNEPYLRVNNTKEPTFLYAMPFDKNLVFLEETSLVSRPVLSYMQVKRRMVARLRHMGIKVRCVIEEEKCVIPMGGPLPRIPQNVMAIGGNSGIVHPSTGYMVARSMALAPVLAEAIVEGLGSTRMIRGSQLYHKVWNGLWPLEKRCVRECYSFGMETLLKLDLKGTRRLFDAFFDLDPKYWQGFLSSRLSVKELAILSLGLFGHASNLARLDIVTKCPVPLARMIGNLAVESL, encoded by the coding sequence ATGGAAACTCTTCTCAGGCCTTTTCCATCTCCTTTACTTTCCTCTCCTATACCTAACAAGTCTATTTTCCAACTGAATTACCCCTTCTTGAAACCAACCACCCATAATTTTTCAAGAAAAGTTCATCACAAAAACAAAAGTAGTAAAATTTCTTGTAGCTTTCTTGATTTAACACCCACATCAAAGCCAGAGTCTTTAGATGTTAACATCTCATGGGTTGATCCTAATTCGGGCCGGGCTCAATTCGACGTGATCATCATTGGAGCGGGCCCTGCGGGGCTCCGGCTAGCTGAGCAAGTTTCTAAATATGGTATTAAGGTATGTTGTGTTGACCCTTCACCACTTTCCATGTGGCCAAATAATTATGGTGCTTGGGTTGATGAGTTTGAGAAGTTAGGACTTGAAGATTGTTTAGATCATAAGTGGCCTCTGACTTGTGTTCATATAAATGATAACAAGACAAAGTATTTGGACAGACCATATGGTAGAGTCAGTAGAAAgatgttgaagttgaaattgttaaaTAGTTGTGTTGAAAACAGAGTGAAGTTTTATAAAGCTAAAGTTTGGGAGGTGAAGCATGAAGAATTTGAGTCTACAATTGTATGTGATGATGGTAGGAAGATGAAGGGTAGTTTGATTGTGGATGCAAGTGGCTTTGCTAGTCCTTTTATAGAATATGACAAGCGAAGAAACCATGGTTATCAAATTGCACATGGGATTTTAGCAGAAGTGGATAATCATCCATTTGATTTAGATAAAATGTTGCTTATGGATTGGAGGGATTCTCATTTGGGTAATGAGCCATACTTGAGGGTGAATAATACTAAAGAACCAACATTCTTGTATGCAATGCCATTTGATAAAAATTTAGTTTTCTTGGAAGAGACTTCTTTGGTGAGTCGGCCTGTGTTATCGTATATGCAAGTGAAAAGGAGAATGGTAGCAAGATTAAGGCATATGGGAATCAAAGTGAGATGTGTTATTGAGGAAGAGAAATGTGTGATCCCTATGGGAGGACCACTTCCGCGGATCCCTCAAAACGTTATGGCAATTGGTGGGAATTCGGGGATAGTTCACCCATCGACAGGGTACATGGTGGCTCGGAGCATGGCCTTGGCACCAGTATTAGCCGAGGCCATCGTTGAGGGCCTTGGCTCAACTAGAATGATAAGAGGGTCTCAACTTTATCACAAAGTTTGGAATGGTTTGTGGCCTTTGGAGAAAAGATGTGTTAGAGAATGTTATTCATTTGGGATGGAGACTTTGTTGAAGCTTGATTTGAAAGGGACTAGGAGATTGTTTGATGCTTTTTTTGATCTTGATCCTAAATACTGGCAAGGGTTCCTTTCTTCAAGGTTGTCTGTCAAAGAACTTGCTATACTTAGCTTGGGCCTTTTTGGGCATGCCTCAAATTTGGCTAGGTTGGATATTGTTACAAAATGCCCGGTGCCATTGGCTAGAATGATTG